A stretch of Thermodesulfovibrionales bacterium DNA encodes these proteins:
- a CDS encoding SWIB/MDM2 domain-containing protein produces MKPLNVSPALQKIVGPGPLPRTEVTKRLWAYIRKNNLQDPVNKRMINADDNLREIFEGRSQVSMFEMTKLVNKHLS; encoded by the coding sequence ATGAAGCCCCTTAATGTAAGTCCTGCCCTCCAGAAAATAGTTGGTCCAGGCCCCCTGCCAAGGACAGAAGTAACAAAGAGATTATGGGCCTACATAAGGAAGAACAATCTTCAGGACCCTGTAAACAAGAGAATGATCAACGCTGATGATAATCTCAGGGAGATATTTGAGGGCAGAAGCCAGGTTTCCATGTTCGAGATGACAAAGCTTGTAAATAAGCACTTAAGCTAA